In Bordetella holmesii ATCC 51541, the following proteins share a genomic window:
- a CDS encoding tonB-dependent siderophore receptor family protein, whose amino-acid sequence MNRNRTCKTARLAPLPALISTVFSGLLCSAALAWVPPTAQAQSAPSAQDTDVAFAIEAGPLDQALNQFARTAGVNVSFDASQLAGLQSRGLQGRYGASSGLRALLAGSGFEGVRLPSGGYAVRRLPAGAATMLEPVSVTGQEYRLRSEGTGSYTTPAVTIGRGEQRLRDIPQSVSVVTRQRLDEQNLTSVYDALENTTGVTLQQSPQGGKYIYSRGFDNSIIQYDGVPLERNMYGRASNYSGGTAFYDRLEVLRGAAGLLQGSGSPGGAVNLVRKRPLEEDRLAIETKAGSWDRYGLQLDGSKILNEDGSLRGRAVIDRQDNHSFVDRVDLLNTTVYGTLEYDITPRTQVNVGYSHEELSGRPSISGLPRYSTGEEVDFKRSTSYAADWNHQKTTNQGFYADLTHAFNDDWRAKITGAYVQENQRLKYTASSRAVNPTTQMGTVSAARTVADIDTSGLDANLTGKFRAFGRTHEVVLGTNYGHSKIDTSYAYLVNYATFNAFRFDPDLPEPSTAALRAGTDEVRDGSNRQLGFYGTTRLQLADPLKLVLGTRYSRSKRIWTTDTTTAGKLTNGQKRQANDHVTPYAGLILDLTPQWTTYVSYTDIFQPQSEVNASGQSLKPIVGDSYELGLKGELLDGRLNTAFAIFRIDQNHRAQVDYNTSPTCSADYYCYTDAGKVRSQGFDAEVNGELLPGWNLYAGYTFNTTKYLKDQDSEGKAFAWYTPKHIFRLWTTYQLPGDWSALTVGGGVNVQSSQSRQIGATTVQASGRAVWNAYSKYQINRNWSAALNINNIFNKTYYSAVGNLVNGIHYGEPRNVMLTLRGTY is encoded by the coding sequence ATGAACCGCAATCGCACTTGCAAGACCGCGCGCCTAGCGCCTCTGCCCGCCCTGATATCCACGGTCTTTTCCGGCCTGCTCTGCAGCGCGGCATTGGCCTGGGTACCCCCCACGGCCCAGGCGCAAAGCGCTCCATCGGCGCAGGATACCGACGTTGCCTTCGCGATCGAGGCAGGCCCCCTGGACCAGGCACTGAACCAGTTCGCGCGCACCGCAGGCGTGAATGTTTCCTTTGACGCCAGTCAACTGGCCGGCCTGCAGAGCCGCGGCCTGCAAGGCCGCTACGGCGCATCCAGCGGCCTGCGGGCGCTTCTGGCAGGCAGCGGTTTTGAAGGTGTGCGCCTGCCCAGTGGCGGTTATGCGGTGCGGCGCCTGCCGGCCGGCGCCGCCACCATGCTGGAGCCCGTCTCCGTCACGGGCCAGGAGTACCGTCTGCGTTCGGAAGGCACCGGATCCTATACGACGCCGGCAGTCACGATCGGCAGAGGTGAACAACGGCTGCGCGACATCCCGCAGTCTGTCAGCGTGGTCACCCGCCAGCGCCTCGATGAGCAGAATCTGACCTCCGTATATGACGCGCTGGAAAACACCACCGGTGTCACCTTGCAGCAAAGTCCCCAAGGCGGCAAATATATCTACTCGCGCGGCTTTGACAACAGCATCATCCAGTATGACGGCGTGCCATTGGAACGCAATATGTATGGCCGTGCCAGCAACTATTCGGGTGGCACGGCGTTCTATGACCGCCTGGAAGTACTACGTGGCGCGGCAGGACTGCTGCAAGGGTCGGGCTCGCCAGGCGGCGCGGTAAATCTGGTACGCAAACGCCCCCTGGAAGAGGACCGGCTCGCGATCGAGACCAAAGCCGGAAGCTGGGACCGCTATGGCCTGCAGCTGGATGGCAGCAAGATCCTGAACGAAGACGGCAGCCTGCGCGGCCGCGCTGTCATCGACCGGCAGGACAACCACTCCTTCGTCGATCGCGTCGATCTGCTCAACACCACCGTCTACGGTACGCTCGAGTACGACATAACCCCCCGCACGCAGGTCAACGTGGGCTATAGCCACGAAGAGCTCAGCGGCCGCCCCTCGATTTCTGGCCTGCCGCGCTACAGCACCGGCGAAGAGGTGGATTTCAAGCGATCCACCAGCTATGCCGCTGACTGGAACCATCAGAAAACCACCAATCAAGGTTTTTACGCCGACCTCACCCACGCCTTCAACGATGACTGGCGTGCGAAGATCACCGGCGCCTATGTCCAGGAAAACCAGCGCCTCAAGTACACCGCCTCCAGCCGTGCCGTGAACCCCACCACGCAGATGGGCACCGTCTCGGCGGCACGAACGGTAGCGGATATCGACACTTCAGGCCTGGATGCGAACCTCACAGGCAAGTTCCGCGCCTTCGGGCGCACGCACGAAGTGGTGTTGGGCACCAACTATGGCCACAGCAAGATCGATACGTCTTACGCCTACCTGGTCAACTACGCCACTTTCAACGCCTTCCGGTTTGACCCGGACCTGCCAGAGCCCAGCACGGCCGCCCTGCGCGCCGGCACGGACGAAGTTCGCGATGGGTCCAACCGCCAACTTGGCTTTTACGGCACCACGCGCCTGCAACTGGCCGACCCCCTCAAACTTGTCTTGGGCACGCGCTACAGCCGCTCCAAACGGATCTGGACCACCGACACCACGACCGCAGGGAAGTTGACCAACGGCCAGAAACGGCAGGCCAACGACCACGTCACGCCGTATGCCGGCCTGATCCTGGATCTGACTCCGCAATGGACGACCTACGTCAGCTACACGGATATTTTCCAGCCGCAAAGCGAAGTCAATGCGTCGGGCCAGTCGCTCAAGCCCATCGTCGGCGACAGCTATGAACTCGGCCTCAAGGGCGAACTGCTGGACGGCCGGCTGAATACCGCATTCGCGATCTTCCGCATCGATCAGAACCACCGCGCCCAGGTCGACTACAACACCAGCCCGACCTGCTCTGCGGACTACTATTGCTACACCGACGCCGGGAAGGTGCGCAGCCAAGGCTTTGACGCAGAGGTCAACGGCGAACTGCTGCCCGGGTGGAATCTGTATGCCGGCTATACCTTCAATACGACCAAGTACCTGAAGGATCAGGACAGCGAGGGCAAGGCCTTCGCCTGGTACACCCCCAAGCATATCTTCCGCCTCTGGACCACGTATCAGTTGCCGGGCGACTGGAGCGCTCTCACCGTCGGTGGCGGCGTCAACGTGCAAAGCTCGCAGTCGCGCCAGATTGGAGCCACCACGGTTCAGGCCAGCGGACGTGCGGTCTGGAATGCATACAGCAAGTACCAGATCAACCGCAACTGGTCCGCTGCGCTCAATATCAACAACATCTTTAACAAGACCTATTACAGCGCCGTGGGCAACCTGGTCAACGGTATCCACTACGGCGAACCCCGCAATGTCATGTTGACGCTGCGAGGCACGTACTAA
- a CDS encoding pepSY-associated TM helix family protein, producing the protein MKPGLRQRMSWLHTWCGLVGAWLLCLIFLAGSLSVFRAPISRWMGAEPPLPSKPVQVPQADVLAHAARFLSGQDAHARFWRIELPGETSQTLRLVWRSASGATHEATMDPRDGALLPQPWGRKTEGGRHFMTLHYSLHASTAGFWLVGALTVAMLVALLSGIIVHKRIFKDFFTLRRGPGQRAWLDGHNACAVLTLPFQLMIAYTGLAIFYTSYMPGPLQSVYGEQGYARWQADLSRQETPGSAVALPAAPALQADRPVREQTGALLRVAEAALGNPARMIMIERPGQPRERITIYAHPDSDSTQRHLISPAGRLAFDGVSGRPVALMAGQPAADSAHEVMERLHVASYGGWIVKWLYFVCGLAGTLMMACGAVLFIIKRRNRPEGEFGRLTPGFYRLAESFNVAAIAGAAVACIAYLHANRLIPAHLPGRDAWEIKAFLLIWLLSLAHACVRPPLRAWAEQFACAALLCLLLPFVNALSTGEHIFTYVRAGDW; encoded by the coding sequence ATGAAACCGGGCCTGCGCCAGCGCATGAGCTGGCTGCATACCTGGTGCGGGCTGGTGGGCGCCTGGCTGCTGTGCCTGATTTTCCTGGCTGGCAGCCTGAGCGTATTTCGCGCCCCCATCTCCCGCTGGATGGGGGCGGAGCCGCCCTTGCCCTCCAAGCCGGTTCAGGTGCCGCAGGCGGATGTCCTCGCCCACGCCGCACGCTTTCTCTCCGGGCAGGACGCGCATGCCCGGTTCTGGCGCATCGAGCTGCCGGGTGAAACCTCGCAGACCCTGCGTCTGGTGTGGCGCAGCGCCAGCGGCGCCACGCATGAAGCGACCATGGATCCGCGCGATGGTGCGCTGCTGCCTCAGCCCTGGGGCCGCAAGACCGAGGGCGGGCGTCATTTCATGACGCTGCACTACTCGTTGCATGCCAGCACCGCTGGCTTCTGGCTCGTGGGTGCGTTGACGGTCGCTATGCTGGTGGCACTGTTGTCCGGCATCATTGTCCATAAGCGCATCTTCAAGGATTTCTTCACCCTCCGGCGCGGCCCCGGGCAGCGTGCCTGGCTGGACGGCCACAATGCTTGCGCCGTACTCACCCTGCCCTTTCAACTCATGATCGCCTACACCGGGCTGGCGATTTTCTATACCAGCTACATGCCCGGTCCGTTGCAATCGGTCTATGGCGAGCAAGGCTACGCGCGCTGGCAAGCCGACCTCTCGCGGCAGGAGACGCCCGGCAGCGCCGTTGCCCTGCCTGCTGCTCCTGCGCTGCAGGCGGATCGTCCCGTACGCGAGCAAACCGGGGCCTTGCTGCGGGTCGCTGAAGCGGCCTTGGGCAACCCCGCGCGCATGATAATGATCGAACGTCCCGGCCAGCCTCGTGAGCGCATCACCATCTACGCGCATCCGGATAGTGACTCGACACAACGCCACTTGATCAGTCCGGCCGGCCGGCTGGCCTTCGATGGCGTCAGTGGCCGGCCCGTCGCGCTCATGGCGGGCCAACCCGCTGCGGACTCGGCCCACGAAGTCATGGAACGGCTGCACGTCGCCAGCTATGGCGGCTGGATCGTCAAATGGCTTTACTTCGTCTGCGGCCTGGCGGGCACGCTGATGATGGCCTGCGGTGCGGTTCTGTTCATCATCAAACGGCGCAATAGGCCGGAGGGCGAGTTCGGCCGGCTCACGCCGGGCTTTTACCGTCTGGCCGAGTCTTTCAATGTCGCGGCCATCGCCGGCGCGGCCGTGGCCTGTATTGCCTACCTCCATGCCAACCGGCTGATTCCAGCGCATCTGCCAGGCCGCGATGCCTGGGAGATCAAGGCATTCCTGCTGATCTGGCTTTTGAGCCTGGCGCATGCCTGTGTGCGTCCACCCCTACGCGCCTGGGCCGAGCAGTTTGCCTGCGCCGCGCTGCTTTGCCTGCTTTTGCCCTTCGTCAACGCCCTGTCCACCGGAGAACACATCTTCACGTATGTGCGGGCAGGCGATTGGTAG
- a CDS encoding putative membrane protein, producing MEGTILAFGGLFAALAWRLRRTMRWTPKAGRAVALPRGYRWQVLARVLSAIVGGYAFSSVGATLLARTLAFSGMTSPAFGVATASMLSFLIFTLTALWVFAAPRAWLWLLLASGSLALLVWLLERA from the coding sequence GTGGAAGGCACCATTCTGGCCTTCGGTGGTCTCTTTGCAGCGCTGGCCTGGCGCCTGCGCCGCACCATGCGCTGGACGCCCAAGGCTGGCCGGGCAGTCGCCCTGCCGCGCGGCTATCGCTGGCAAGTGCTGGCAAGAGTTCTGTCGGCCATCGTTGGGGGATACGCGTTCAGCAGTGTGGGCGCTACCCTGCTGGCGCGAACCCTTGCCTTTAGCGGCATGACAAGCCCCGCGTTTGGCGTGGCCACCGCCAGTATGTTGAGTTTTCTGATCTTTACGCTGACCGCGCTGTGGGTGTTTGCGGCCCCGCGCGCCTGGCTATGGCTGCTGCTGGCATCGGGATCGCTGGCGCTGCTGGTCTGGTTGCTGGAGCGGGCATGA
- the tfdF gene encoding maleylacetate reductase — protein sequence MDSFTYTSQAQRVVFGPGSLARLPAELDALTLRRALMLCTPAQRGQAEQVAALLGPERVAGVFDEAVMHVPMEVVHRARAQARQQQADCAVAVGGGSTIGLGKAIALETGLPVIAVPTTYAGSEMTPIYGVTEAGLKRTGRDVRVLPRTVIYDPELSYDLPPGISLTSGINAIAHAAEGLYAQDRNPIMDLMAQEGIRALALALPRLAHTDQAAAARADALYGAWLCGTVLGNVGMALHHKLCHTLGGSFNLPHAEVHTVILPHALAYNAAAAPAAMARIASALQVAHAAQGVFDLARSLGAPTALRDIGMLEADLDRACQIALSTPYPNPRPLESEALRVLLQNAYEGKRPD from the coding sequence ATGGATTCTTTTACCTATACCAGCCAGGCGCAGCGCGTCGTCTTCGGCCCGGGCAGCCTGGCGCGATTGCCTGCCGAACTGGATGCGTTGACCCTGCGTCGCGCGCTGATGCTTTGCACGCCTGCCCAGCGCGGGCAGGCCGAGCAGGTTGCCGCGCTGCTCGGTCCTGAGCGCGTGGCAGGCGTGTTTGACGAGGCCGTCATGCACGTGCCTATGGAAGTGGTGCATAGGGCGCGTGCGCAGGCGCGTCAACAGCAGGCTGACTGTGCGGTGGCCGTAGGCGGCGGATCTACCATCGGGCTGGGCAAAGCGATTGCGCTAGAGACCGGCTTGCCTGTAATAGCGGTACCGACGACCTACGCCGGATCGGAGATGACACCCATTTACGGCGTGACCGAGGCGGGCTTGAAGAGAACCGGTCGTGATGTCAGGGTCTTGCCGCGCACGGTGATCTATGACCCTGAACTCAGCTATGACTTGCCGCCCGGCATCAGCCTGACAAGCGGGATCAATGCCATTGCTCACGCGGCCGAAGGCCTGTATGCCCAGGATCGCAATCCCATCATGGATCTGATGGCGCAGGAGGGCATTCGTGCGCTGGCGCTCGCCTTGCCGCGCCTGGCCCACACGGACCAGGCGGCGGCCGCGCGCGCCGACGCGCTGTACGGTGCCTGGCTATGCGGCACGGTGTTGGGTAACGTGGGCATGGCGTTGCATCACAAGCTCTGTCACACCTTGGGAGGTAGTTTCAATTTGCCGCATGCCGAGGTTCACACGGTGATTCTGCCCCATGCGCTGGCGTATAACGCCGCCGCAGCACCCGCGGCCATGGCGCGGATCGCCTCGGCGCTTCAGGTCGCGCACGCCGCTCAGGGCGTGTTCGATCTTGCGCGCAGTCTCGGGGCGCCGACCGCATTGCGGGATATCGGTATGCTCGAGGCGGATCTGGATCGGGCCTGCCAGATCGCACTGAGCACGCCCTATCCGAATCCGCGTCCGCTCGAGTCCGAGGCGCTGCGTGTACTCTTGCAGAACGCCTATGAAGGCAAGCGCCCGGACTGA
- a CDS encoding tripartite tricarboxylate transporter receptor family protein gives MHALIINRRTRAGLAASALSLLGWGASLTPAAAESYPSKPLTVVVPFAAGGTVDKVARQLQQSLQDKLGQTVVIDNRGGAGGTIGTALVAKAPADGYTVEMVFDSYATEQHIYPRLPYSTEKDLTGVSYMVRSPMVLVVAPGTPYRSLADYVAAAKHGNVSYASVGPGSSNHLAAELFHQTAGSSGLHTPYRGGGPAITDLLGGHVESMIASLPLVLPHIQAGKLRALAVTAPSRVPALPQTPAVAESYPGFEIYSWVGMVAPAATPADRLDKLSQITIEALRDPAVAQRINESGFDVVAGGREEMNALVKSESDRWGKLIKAQGIVAQ, from the coding sequence ATGCACGCCCTTATCATCAATCGCCGTACCCGCGCCGGGTTGGCCGCAAGCGCCTTGAGCCTGCTGGGCTGGGGCGCCAGTTTGACGCCCGCTGCCGCAGAATCCTATCCGAGCAAACCGCTGACCGTCGTCGTTCCCTTTGCGGCTGGAGGAACCGTCGATAAAGTTGCCAGGCAGTTGCAGCAATCCTTGCAGGACAAGCTGGGTCAGACGGTGGTGATAGACAATCGAGGCGGCGCGGGCGGCACGATAGGCACGGCCCTGGTGGCCAAGGCCCCGGCGGACGGCTACACGGTGGAGATGGTGTTCGACTCTTACGCGACCGAGCAGCATATCTATCCGAGGCTGCCGTACTCCACGGAGAAGGACCTCACCGGCGTGTCGTACATGGTGCGCTCCCCCATGGTGCTCGTCGTCGCTCCGGGCACGCCTTACCGTAGCCTGGCCGACTATGTCGCCGCAGCCAAACACGGCAACGTCTCGTATGCGTCGGTCGGCCCGGGTAGCTCCAACCATCTGGCTGCCGAGCTGTTCCATCAAACGGCCGGCAGCAGCGGTCTGCATACGCCGTATCGCGGGGGCGGTCCGGCCATCACGGATCTGTTGGGCGGACACGTGGAGTCCATGATCGCCAGCCTGCCCCTGGTGTTGCCGCATATCCAGGCTGGCAAGTTGCGGGCGCTGGCGGTGACCGCGCCGTCGCGTGTGCCGGCTCTGCCGCAAACGCCTGCTGTCGCGGAAAGCTATCCAGGGTTTGAAATCTACTCGTGGGTGGGCATGGTGGCGCCGGCCGCAACGCCTGCCGATAGGCTGGACAAATTGTCCCAGATTACGATCGAAGCATTACGCGACCCTGCGGTGGCGCAACGAATCAATGAGTCCGGGTTCGATGTCGTGGCCGGCGGCCGTGAAGAAATGAATGCCCTGGTCAAGTCGGAGTCCGACCGTTGGGGCAAGCTTATCAAGGCACAGGGGATTGTGGCTCAATGA
- a CDS encoding bacterial regulatory helix-turn-helix, lysR family protein, giving the protein MKAAKFAETLSIFVDVAQAQSFSEVARRGGLVVSSVARQIDALESELQVPLFVRSTRALVPTEAGEVLYERAVKILHDMTEARSEVISLEQNVQGLLRVSCLPAFARRYVVPILGRLGERHPQLQVELALTERIVDPVVERMDVVVRVGQQPDSSLIGQRIGSHRYLMCAAPSYLERYGTPRRLSELARHRLIDRRHSTSVRGWREIGDGAWARQARFVLECDDCDARRQAALDGLGIALMPNWSAGPEIGRGNLVQIGLQDCTPPKTAASICCAPCPGRAPG; this is encoded by the coding sequence ATGAAGGCAGCCAAATTCGCGGAAACCCTGTCGATCTTCGTCGATGTGGCCCAGGCGCAGAGTTTTTCCGAGGTCGCCCGCCGGGGCGGACTGGTCGTGTCCTCCGTGGCACGCCAGATCGACGCGTTGGAGTCCGAGTTGCAGGTGCCACTTTTCGTGCGCTCGACCCGTGCGCTTGTCCCCACCGAAGCTGGCGAAGTGCTGTACGAGCGCGCGGTCAAGATCCTGCACGACATGACCGAAGCCCGATCCGAAGTCATTTCGCTGGAGCAAAACGTGCAAGGCCTGTTGCGGGTAAGCTGCCTGCCCGCTTTTGCCCGGCGATACGTGGTGCCCATTCTGGGTCGGCTTGGCGAGCGGCATCCGCAGTTGCAGGTCGAACTCGCCCTGACGGAACGCATCGTGGATCCGGTCGTCGAGCGTATGGATGTCGTCGTGCGTGTGGGGCAGCAGCCGGACAGCAGCCTCATCGGGCAACGTATCGGCAGCCACCGGTACCTCATGTGTGCAGCACCCAGCTATCTTGAACGCTACGGCACGCCGCGCCGGCTGAGCGAATTGGCACGGCATCGCCTGATCGACCGGCGCCATAGCACAAGCGTACGCGGATGGCGCGAAATCGGCGACGGCGCCTGGGCCCGGCAGGCCCGCTTTGTCCTCGAATGCGACGACTGCGATGCCCGGCGCCAGGCGGCACTGGACGGACTCGGCATCGCCCTTATGCCCAATTGGTCGGCGGGACCGGAAATTGGCCGAGGCAATCTGGTGCAGATCGGGCTACAGGACTGCACGCCCCCCAAGACAGCGGCATCTATCTGCTGCGCGCCATGCCCCGGGCGAGCGCCCGGATAA
- a CDS encoding arginine/agmatine antiporter — translation MSSTKPIDQKLGLVALVAIVVSSMIGSGVDSLPQNMAETSALGPVVIAWLISGFGMFFIARTFMVLSDLRPDLQSGIYMYAREGFGPLSAFVVAWGYWLMTIFSNVAFAVMVMDTLNYFMPGDFTGGNNLASIVGASILIWGFHVLVLAGTKMAGMINTVGTFVKLIPLVVFVGVVTYFLNYAQLTTDIWGHHPVGDAKPLGSILSQTLSPMYVALWCFIGVEGAVALSGRARNKKDVARATMIGCILGLLICLIVSVLPFGVMSQQVLSHIPNPSTAGVMKKLTGDWGEWLINIGVLISILTSWLAWTMICAEIPQVAGRNGTFPKIFAIENKNGAASTALWVSSGIMQCVMLMVYFSQHAWLTLLGISAICVLPAYFSSASYLIKTCFNGEYTQRQSTGRMLALFSSLVGAGFCLFMLYASNIQYVAMSPLLLSLGLPLFFWARRQQGSDAGALNRGEKTALALLLAIDILVIALYFMGHIKL, via the coding sequence ATGAGCAGCACTAAGCCCATCGACCAGAAACTCGGCCTTGTGGCGCTTGTGGCGATTGTCGTGAGCTCAATGATAGGCAGCGGTGTCGACAGCCTGCCTCAAAACATGGCTGAGACATCAGCCCTTGGCCCGGTCGTCATCGCCTGGTTGATCAGCGGTTTCGGCATGTTTTTCATTGCCCGAACCTTCATGGTGCTTTCGGACCTCAGGCCCGACCTGCAATCCGGCATTTACATGTATGCCAGGGAGGGCTTCGGGCCGTTGAGTGCCTTTGTCGTGGCCTGGGGTTATTGGCTCATGACCATTTTCAGCAACGTAGCGTTTGCTGTGATGGTGATGGACACGCTCAACTATTTCATGCCGGGCGATTTCACCGGCGGCAATAATCTGGCATCCATCGTCGGAGCTTCCATCCTTATCTGGGGCTTTCACGTCCTGGTGCTGGCCGGCACCAAAATGGCCGGCATGATCAATACCGTCGGCACGTTCGTCAAACTGATCCCGCTGGTGGTTTTCGTCGGCGTAGTCACTTATTTCCTTAACTACGCTCAACTCACGACCGATATCTGGGGCCACCATCCCGTCGGCGACGCCAAGCCCCTGGGTTCGATTCTGTCGCAGACGCTGTCACCGATGTATGTCGCGCTCTGGTGCTTTATCGGCGTCGAAGGTGCGGTAGCGCTGTCGGGCAGAGCGCGCAACAAGAAAGATGTGGCGCGCGCGACCATGATTGGTTGCATACTGGGGCTGCTCATTTGCCTGATCGTTTCAGTGCTGCCTTTTGGCGTCATGTCACAACAGGTGTTGAGCCATATTCCCAATCCGTCGACCGCGGGCGTCATGAAAAAGCTCACGGGCGACTGGGGTGAGTGGCTGATCAATATAGGCGTACTGATTTCGATTTTGACCAGTTGGCTGGCCTGGACGATGATTTGCGCCGAAATACCTCAGGTTGCCGGGCGTAATGGCACGTTCCCCAAGATTTTTGCCATAGAGAATAAGAACGGCGCCGCTTCCACGGCCCTCTGGGTCAGCAGCGGAATCATGCAGTGCGTCATGCTGATGGTGTATTTCTCCCAGCATGCATGGCTCACGCTGCTTGGCATCTCGGCGATCTGCGTGTTGCCGGCGTACTTTTCCTCTGCCTCGTATCTGATCAAAACCTGCTTTAACGGCGAGTATACGCAACGCCAGTCCACGGGGCGAATGCTGGCGTTGTTCAGCAGCCTCGTCGGAGCTGGTTTCTGTCTGTTCATGCTCTACGCCAGCAATATTCAGTACGTCGCGATGAGCCCGTTGCTGCTCAGTCTGGGGCTGCCCTTGTTTTTCTGGGCCCGCCGCCAGCAAGGCAGCGATGCGGGAGCGCTGAATCGCGGTGAAAAGACCGCACTCGCGCTGTTGCTGGCCATCGATATTCTTGTAATCGCCCTGTATTTCATGGGCCACATCAAGCTGTAG